From a region of the Candidatus Methanoplasma cognatum genome:
- the pylD gene encoding 3-methylornithyl-N6-L-lysine dehydrogenase PylD, whose amino-acid sequence MTRLTDDMVKDIIRSLDSANEMLIYLTGMDTVELACDAVGITPDMIDLEGIKVGIVPVTSGKGIITKFSESVAEIVRRLGMEAFITEAADVTGLAEALSAEAEMIFMADDIKFIAINTRNGKFSNNSFATAAGYVSALKGAAGGLAGKEVLVLGIGRVGSIAAEMMIGMGATVTVYDIDEERMKELSERVPVKMAADVNNALIAHDLVLNSSPGAIDGRFVKEGAIISSPGIPFPFDGLGIKKAGTIINDPLDIGVAVMAVQCASFSRLKDKVH is encoded by the coding sequence ATGACAAGATTAACAGATGACATGGTAAAGGACATAATAAGGTCGCTCGACAGCGCTAATGAGATGCTGATCTACCTTACGGGGATGGACACAGTGGAACTGGCATGCGATGCGGTGGGCATCACCCCCGATATGATCGATCTTGAGGGCATCAAGGTCGGCATAGTGCCGGTGACGTCAGGAAAGGGGATAATAACAAAATTCTCGGAATCTGTCGCTGAGATAGTTCGGAGGCTCGGAATGGAGGCTTTCATCACCGAGGCCGCAGACGTGACAGGGCTTGCGGAGGCCCTTTCGGCAGAGGCAGAGATGATATTCATGGCAGATGATATCAAATTCATAGCGATCAATACGAGGAACGGTAAATTCTCCAACAATTCCTTCGCGACCGCCGCCGGTTATGTTTCGGCCCTTAAGGGGGCGGCGGGAGGGCTTGCGGGGAAAGAGGTTCTGGTGCTCGGCATCGGAAGGGTAGGCAGCATAGCCGCAGAAATGATGATAGGAATGGGCGCGACGGTCACAGTCTACGACATCGACGAAGAAAGGATGAAAGAGCTTTCAGAACGTGTTCCTGTCAAAATGGCCGCTGATGTTAACAACGCGCTCATTGCGCATGACCTTGTGCTGAATTCGTCACCCGGCGCGATCGACGGGAGATTTGTGAAAGAAGGGGCGATAATATCCTCGCCCGGAATACCTTTCCCGTTTGACGGACTGGGGATTAAAAAAGCGGGGACGATAATAAACGACCCGCTGGACATCGGGGTAGCCGTTATGGCGGTTCAGTGCGCGTCATTCTCAAGACTGAAGGACAAAGTTCACTGA